A DNA window from Paenibacillus andongensis contains the following coding sequences:
- a CDS encoding ABC transporter permease yields MRIWELFQMALATVRSNPLRTVLTMLGVIIGVSSVITLVSIGQGTSKAIEKQYEGLGTNLLTVNLMGNGRATQLNYDEVMQLENTSGISAIAPTMTRNSTSIKYDRTTETYNVIGTNDRYLSLQKGTVASGRFLAQADLDFRNHVAVIGSDVAKQFFGTDDPIDEEINVNGYMYTIIGVLKTKGSNTSGTSLDSSVFVPLPTMSRDFKLGNIRTAYVEAASGDEVSRAQRTLEAYLFNKFKSTTGYNILNSSELISARQTASSTLTNQLVAVAAISLLVGGIGIMNIMLVTVSERTREIGIRKSIGAKRRNILLQFLVEATLISGMGGLIGLILGIGLSLAWPYINPSQQTSLSINIGLYAFLFSALVGVIFGLYPANKASKLKPIDALRFD; encoded by the coding sequence ATGAGAATTTGGGAGCTTTTCCAAATGGCGCTGGCCACGGTGCGTTCAAATCCGCTTCGTACGGTGCTAACCATGCTAGGCGTTATCATTGGCGTGAGCTCAGTTATTACATTAGTTTCGATAGGCCAAGGCACGTCCAAGGCGATTGAAAAGCAGTACGAAGGACTGGGGACGAACCTGCTGACGGTGAATCTGATGGGCAACGGACGAGCTACACAACTGAATTATGATGAGGTTATGCAGCTTGAGAATACTTCGGGAATCAGTGCAATTGCACCGACGATGACTAGAAATAGTACTAGTATCAAATACGACCGGACAACAGAGACTTACAATGTCATTGGTACCAATGATCGATATCTAAGCTTGCAAAAGGGGACTGTCGCTAGCGGCCGCTTCCTGGCACAAGCCGATCTGGACTTCCGTAATCACGTTGCGGTCATAGGCAGTGATGTGGCCAAGCAGTTTTTCGGTACGGATGACCCGATTGACGAAGAAATTAATGTGAACGGATATATGTACACGATAATCGGTGTTCTCAAGACGAAAGGATCCAATACAAGCGGGACTTCGCTCGATAGCTCGGTTTTTGTACCTCTCCCTACCATGAGCAGGGACTTTAAGCTGGGCAACATTCGGACGGCTTACGTCGAAGCAGCTTCTGGCGATGAGGTGAGCCGGGCACAAAGAACGCTAGAAGCGTATTTATTTAATAAATTTAAAAGTACTACGGGCTATAACATTTTGAATTCATCCGAATTAATTAGCGCCAGACAGACGGCTTCCAGTACATTGACCAATCAGCTAGTTGCGGTAGCGGCGATATCCCTTCTGGTAGGCGGGATCGGCATCATGAACATCATGCTCGTAACCGTGAGTGAGCGCACCCGGGAAATTGGGATTCGGAAATCGATTGGCGCGAAGCGGAGAAACATTTTACTGCAGTTCCTAGTTGAAGCTACGCTGATTAGTGGCATGGGTGGGTTGATCGGATTGATTTTGGGGATTGGCTTATCTCTGGCGTGGCCTTATATCAACCCTAGTCAACAAACGAGTTTGTCTATAAATATTGGGCTTTACGCATTCCTATTCTCGGCCTTGGTTGGTGTTATTTTCGGATTATATCCAGCTAATAAAGCATCAAAATTAAAACCTATCGACGCACTGCGTTTTGATTAG
- a CDS encoding metallophosphoesterase family protein — protein sequence MKSLKLRILILSFLLLLTSVRDTTLASEQVEQPLAAPLFSFSVMSDVHITSYDQVAQLRLSQALADHHALRPDSKLLVLNGDLTNGSEADYRSLLALLGRQHHAPVHATMGNHDYYGVWRTTEGGLDTSKMNPTWSSKQAVALFDRMMGYDKPYHELIVEGYRFLFLSGEAYRDVNASYGEDAFLSPEQLSWLRERLTAAGSADAGKPVFVFLHQPLPQTLDGTDRELGVVQHEELRALLDAHPNVILFSGHTHWNLETTSQVKQLKFLAASSASIREVWNAQNVPETQAISQSLVVDVYKDRVVIMRREHFKKRWIEPSIAKGYDVK from the coding sequence ATGAAATCTTTAAAGCTGCGAATACTTATCCTTAGTTTTCTTCTATTGTTGACCTCGGTGCGAGACACAACCTTGGCTAGCGAACAGGTGGAACAGCCGCTGGCTGCGCCGCTGTTTTCGTTCTCCGTGATGAGTGATGTTCACATCACTTCCTACGACCAGGTCGCGCAGCTGCGGCTGAGCCAAGCGCTGGCCGATCATCACGCGCTGCGCCCGGACAGCAAGCTGCTCGTCTTGAACGGCGACCTCACGAATGGGAGTGAGGCCGACTATCGCAGTTTGCTGGCGCTGCTCGGCCGCCAGCACCATGCCCCTGTGCATGCGACCATGGGCAACCACGATTACTACGGCGTGTGGCGCACGACGGAGGGTGGTTTGGATACATCGAAGATGAATCCAACATGGTCGAGCAAGCAAGCGGTCGCGTTGTTCGACCGCATGATGGGCTACGATAAGCCGTATCACGAGCTTATCGTGGAGGGCTACCGCTTCCTCTTCCTTAGCGGGGAAGCGTACAGGGACGTGAACGCATCCTACGGTGAGGATGCGTTCCTCTCGCCCGAGCAGCTCAGCTGGCTGCGCGAGCGGCTTACGGCCGCGGGCTCGGCGGACGCCGGCAAGCCCGTGTTCGTGTTCCTCCACCAGCCGCTGCCGCAGACGCTGGATGGCACGGATCGGGAGCTGGGCGTCGTCCAGCACGAAGAGCTGCGGGCGCTGCTCGATGCGCACCCGAACGTCATTCTGTTCAGCGGTCACACCCACTGGAACCTAGAAACGACCAGTCAAGTGAAGCAACTGAAGTTCCTTGCCGCTTCCAGCGCTTCCATCCGGGAGGTATGGAACGCGCAAAACGTGCCCGAGACGCAGGCCATCAGCCAAAGTCTCGTCGTGGACGTCTACAAGGACCGCGTGGTGATCATGCGCCGCGAACACTTCAAAAAACGATGGATTGAGCCATCCATCGCCAAAGGATACGACGTGAAGTAG
- a CDS encoding IS3 family transposase, with product MAKKERPRLSEKFEVAEPFIKRGEPVALVLRILGLSESTYYDRKKRATTPLSECSKESRRGRPVPGYSHTFTGEQVCDEQINAWLLELIEGEEHVYGYKLLAQCIRDQYNVRLDKKKSYRLCKELGILQKPRQRIQTHPRRLPKNRVVTGSNQLWQMDIKYGYVIGQERFFYMLSIIDVFDRVVVKQYRGTVCEAKHEVQTLCYAIQSRLNPGEEMPVIRTDNGPQFVSKLFGDMCECLDVVHERIPPRTPNMNAYIESFHSLLERHLFGIRDFMTFEEAYDALDRYMDFYNNRRMHGSLNRKPPKMFSAWVKTLDDTSAFHKAM from the coding sequence ATTGCTAAAAAAGAAAGACCCCGCTTATCCGAGAAATTCGAAGTAGCAGAACCATTTATTAAGCGGGGTGAACCAGTAGCGTTGGTTCTGCGTATCCTTGGCCTTTCAGAGTCCACCTATTACGATCGTAAGAAGAGAGCTACCACCCCGCTATCTGAATGTTCCAAAGAAAGCCGGAGAGGGCGCCCTGTGCCTGGATACTCACATACGTTTACGGGTGAACAAGTGTGTGACGAACAAATCAACGCGTGGCTGCTTGAGCTCATAGAGGGCGAAGAACATGTCTATGGCTACAAGCTTCTTGCACAATGTATTCGTGACCAATATAACGTGAGGCTGGACAAAAAGAAATCGTATCGCTTATGCAAAGAGTTAGGCATTCTTCAAAAGCCACGCCAGCGCATACAGACACATCCGCGCAGGCTGCCGAAGAACCGAGTAGTAACAGGCTCCAACCAATTATGGCAAATGGATATCAAGTACGGATACGTCATTGGACAGGAGCGATTCTTTTATATGCTCAGCATCATAGATGTGTTTGACCGTGTCGTCGTTAAACAGTACAGAGGTACGGTATGTGAGGCCAAGCATGAGGTCCAGACGCTTTGTTATGCGATACAGAGCCGGCTAAACCCTGGAGAAGAGATGCCTGTAATCCGTACAGATAACGGCCCGCAATTCGTAAGCAAACTGTTTGGAGATATGTGCGAGTGCCTAGACGTCGTCCATGAACGCATTCCGCCAAGGACGCCGAATATGAATGCTTACATTGAGTCGTTTCACAGTCTACTTGAACGTCACTTGTTCGGCATAAGAGACTTCATGACCTTTGAAGAGGCTTATGATGCACTCGATCGTTACATGGACTTCTACAATAACCGCAGGATGCATGGTAGTTTAAACCGAAAACCTCCGAAGATGTTTTCAGCATGGGTCAAGACGCTGGATGACACTTCTGCCTTTCATAAAGCGATGTAA
- a CDS encoding helix-turn-helix domain-containing protein — protein MGKRLKEEARLKIVKEALAGIKVGVLARMYDIHPETIRLWIRDHRDSIPPEEIPVADEHLQELQRLQDVEQRYEKAVKVLGEKELELEILRELLKKKDPAYPRNSK, from the coding sequence ATGGGGAAAAGGCTGAAAGAAGAAGCACGGCTTAAAATTGTTAAGGAAGCATTGGCTGGTATTAAGGTGGGGGTATTAGCCCGCATGTATGACATCCATCCTGAAACCATCCGTTTGTGGATCAGAGATCACCGTGACTCTATTCCTCCGGAAGAAATCCCAGTGGCTGACGAGCATCTGCAAGAATTGCAGCGTCTACAAGATGTAGAACAACGCTATGAAAAAGCCGTTAAAGTACTTGGCGAGAAAGAGCTAGAGCTTGAGATCCTGCGCGAATTGCTAAAAAAGAAAGACCCCGCTTATCCGAGAAATTCGAAGTAG
- a CDS encoding GntR family transcriptional regulator produces MGLMMDDSRPIFVQIAERIEDDIIEARMPEESQVPSTNQFASFYQINPATAAKGVNLLVDQGILYKKRGIGMFVAEGARTKLMEKRKELFYEQYVVTMVKEAEKLGITVEQLTEMVRRGEKE; encoded by the coding sequence ATGGGACTAATGATGGACGATAGCCGCCCGATTTTTGTGCAAATTGCAGAGCGAATTGAAGACGACATTATTGAGGCAAGAATGCCGGAGGAATCGCAAGTGCCTTCTACGAATCAGTTTGCATCCTTTTATCAAATTAATCCGGCGACAGCAGCGAAAGGTGTTAATTTGTTGGTAGACCAAGGGATTTTGTACAAGAAACGAGGGATTGGCATGTTTGTAGCGGAGGGAGCGCGAACGAAGCTGATGGAGAAGCGGAAAGAACTATTTTATGAGCAATATGTCGTGACGATGGTGAAAGAAGCCGAGAAGCTCGGGATTACCGTAGAGCAATTGACGGAAATGGTGCGCAGAGGGGAGAAAGAGTGA
- a CDS encoding ABC transporter ATP-binding protein gives MTNIVEVKGLTKSYGQVTAVDHVSFTIEANKIYGLLGRNGAGKTTIMHMISSQQFATSGELKVFGEEPYENSRVLNQICFIKESQKYPDTFRVIDVIEVARSLFPNWDHTYAHALIEDFRLPLKRKIKKLSRGMLSSVGIVVGLASRAPLTIFDEPYLGLDAVARILFYDRLLEDYAEFPRTVILSTHLIDEVSRLLEHVLVIDNGKLIMNEDADALRGRACTVSGLATAVDSFTRGKELLERTAIGAAASATILGALSDRDRKEAEAMGLEFAPVSMQQLIVHLTRTSIAGKGSEE, from the coding sequence ATGACCAACATTGTGGAAGTGAAAGGACTAACCAAGTCCTATGGCCAAGTGACGGCAGTGGATCATGTTAGTTTCACGATTGAAGCAAATAAAATCTATGGCTTGCTAGGCAGAAACGGTGCAGGCAAAACGACGATCATGCATATGATCTCATCTCAACAGTTCGCTACAAGCGGCGAGTTGAAGGTATTTGGGGAAGAGCCTTACGAGAACAGCCGGGTGCTCAATCAGATTTGCTTCATTAAAGAAAGCCAGAAGTACCCAGATACCTTCCGTGTCATAGATGTAATCGAGGTTGCGAGATCGCTTTTCCCGAACTGGGATCATACTTATGCGCATGCTTTGATTGAAGATTTTCGTCTGCCTTTGAAAAGAAAAATAAAAAAACTATCCAGAGGGATGCTTTCATCCGTCGGTATAGTGGTTGGTCTGGCAAGCCGTGCTCCATTAACCATTTTCGATGAGCCTTATTTGGGGCTGGATGCTGTGGCAAGAATCCTATTCTATGATCGCTTGCTTGAAGACTATGCCGAGTTTCCACGGACGGTTATTCTCTCCACACATCTTATCGACGAAGTTAGCCGCTTGCTCGAGCATGTGCTGGTTATCGATAACGGCAAATTGATTATGAATGAAGATGCGGATGCTCTTCGCGGTCGTGCTTGCACGGTTTCAGGTCTAGCGACAGCTGTGGATTCATTCACGAGAGGCAAAGAGCTGCTTGAACGCACGGCGATAGGTGCGGCTGCATCGGCTACGATTCTTGGTGCTCTGAGTGACCGGGATCGGAAGGAAGCGGAGGCGATGGGGCTTGAATTCGCTCCAGTTTCCATGCAGCAGCTTATCGTTCATCTGACACGCACGTCAATCGCGGGAAAGGGGTCTGAGGAATAA
- a CDS encoding DUF5701 family protein, producing MLTDEFDRQVENLVDKGYPDIAGLTKEEFKQQLEPLKDRVKELEKLKKEPQAGYVRFVIVVQSDWVDGEKAMQLVKRNNKMGFSVMDADDIKRFKPIEGIELPTGIAYLAVDIDTGKETLNITPNEAIKTIKEKHRTPLTLEEGIALITHFPDILQKNNGFSLLGSRCSDRRVTALWISGGKPKLGWCWAGNPHTWLGSASCGSRLGCD from the coding sequence TTGTTAACTGATGAATTCGATCGGCAAGTCGAAAACCTAGTGGATAAAGGCTACCCTGACATTGCTGGGTTAACCAAGGAGGAATTTAAGCAGCAGCTCGAACCTCTCAAGGATAGAGTCAAGGAGCTCGAAAAGCTAAAAAAAGAACCGCAAGCAGGATATGTTCGGTTCGTCATCGTCGTTCAGAGCGACTGGGTAGATGGTGAAAAAGCGATGCAGCTTGTTAAGCGAAATAATAAAATGGGCTTTAGCGTCATGGATGCAGATGATATCAAACGCTTTAAACCTATTGAGGGTATTGAGCTTCCTACTGGTATCGCCTATCTGGCGGTGGATATCGATACAGGTAAAGAAACGCTTAATATCACTCCAAATGAAGCGATCAAAACCATTAAGGAGAAACATCGCACCCCCCTTACCCTCGAGGAAGGCATTGCCTTGATTACTCATTTCCCGGATATTTTACAGAAAAATAACGGCTTCTCTCTGCTCGGTTCTCGCTGCAGTGACCGCAGAGTGACCGCTTTATGGATTAGCGGCGGTAAGCCAAAATTAGGATGGTGCTGGGCAGGTAATCCGCATACTTGGCTTGGTTCCGCTTCTTGCGGATCTCGATTAGGATGTGACTGA
- a CDS encoding MerR family DNA-binding transcriptional regulator produces the protein MNLRPIDIARKLKLSTSALRNYETNGLVPPTQRSSSGYRIYTEEHIAYFECIQAMAPGFGMDVTSEVLRKIQLKEVDAALWLINNSQADLHRDKTLADRNIQILETQEPKTSLDSNVIKEWMTIGEVSAETSIPSSAIRHWEKVGLITSSRDPENGYRLFSRSQMRKISLLRALRQAVYSVDLVDLKQAIAEMNVHDVEHVKKVAQDSLNYLVKINKEQLRGMSYLYRLCRLLNLLD, from the coding sequence ATGAACTTGCGGCCAATTGATATTGCCAGAAAACTTAAGCTAAGTACAAGTGCCTTAAGGAATTATGAAACGAATGGACTTGTTCCTCCTACGCAACGTTCATCCAGCGGTTATCGGATTTACACCGAAGAACATATTGCTTATTTTGAGTGTATTCAAGCAATGGCACCAGGGTTTGGTATGGATGTAACATCCGAGGTTCTTCGGAAAATTCAATTAAAAGAAGTAGATGCTGCCCTTTGGTTGATCAATAACAGCCAGGCCGATCTCCATCGCGATAAAACGTTGGCAGATAGGAACATTCAAATTCTAGAGACTCAGGAACCTAAGACCAGCCTCGATTCAAACGTAATAAAAGAATGGATGACCATCGGAGAAGTTTCAGCGGAAACGTCCATCCCAAGCTCAGCCATCCGACACTGGGAAAAGGTGGGGCTCATTACCTCATCACGGGATCCTGAAAATGGCTATCGCCTATTTAGTCGATCTCAAATGCGTAAAATTTCACTGCTTCGCGCTTTGCGGCAAGCCGTTTATTCCGTAGATCTTGTTGATCTCAAGCAAGCCATTGCGGAGATGAATGTTCATGATGTGGAACATGTCAAAAAGGTCGCTCAGGATTCCTTAAACTACTTAGTCAAAATCAACAAAGAGCAGCTTCGCGGCATGTCCTATTTATACCGGCTTTGCCGATTGTTGAATTTGCTTGATTAA
- a CDS encoding SRPBCC family protein produces MTQEKAGNNFNATLEGGELVLTRTFNAPRDLVFKTWTEAEHLARWWGPTGFELSVHTLDLRPGGIFHYSMKSAEGFEMWGKFVYHEVNSPEKLVYVNSFSDAEANTIRAPFSESFPLEIMNKLSFTENEGKTTLIMRGGPINATEEELKFFEGMYDSMKQGFGGTFDQLDAYLVKVV; encoded by the coding sequence ATGACTCAAGAAAAAGCAGGGAACAACTTCAATGCCACATTAGAAGGAGGAGAGTTGGTTCTTACTCGTACTTTCAATGCACCACGCGACCTCGTTTTCAAAACGTGGACTGAGGCTGAACATTTAGCTCGCTGGTGGGGACCAACAGGCTTCGAATTAAGCGTGCACACCTTAGATCTACGCCCAGGCGGTATCTTCCACTACAGTATGAAATCAGCTGAAGGCTTTGAAATGTGGGGTAAGTTTGTCTACCATGAAGTTAATTCCCCTGAGAAGCTCGTCTACGTAAATTCCTTCTCCGATGCTGAGGCTAACACTATCAGAGCTCCGTTTAGCGAAAGTTTTCCGCTGGAAATAATGAATAAATTATCTTTCACTGAAAATGAAGGAAAAACTACACTAATCATGCGTGGAGGACCTATTAATGCAACGGAGGAAGAACTTAAGTTCTTTGAGGGCATGTATGATTCCATGAAACAAGGATTCGGCGGAACGTTCGATCAACTCGATGCTTACTTAGTCAAAGTCGTATAA
- a CDS encoding ArsR/SmtB family transcription factor translates to MNKTFSALAEPNRLHIVELLRDGPLTVGEIADRLELQQPQVSKHLRVLSDAELVEVQPAANKRIYKLQFQSLKELDGWLDSFRRMWEERFNRLDDYLQQLLEKEKKKQFDLED, encoded by the coding sequence ATGAATAAGACTTTCAGTGCTCTAGCCGAGCCAAACCGCTTGCACATTGTCGAGCTTTTGCGTGACGGCCCCCTTACTGTCGGGGAAATAGCAGATCGGCTTGAGCTTCAGCAGCCACAAGTATCCAAGCATCTCCGCGTGCTGAGTGATGCAGAACTTGTCGAGGTACAACCCGCCGCGAATAAAAGAATCTATAAGCTGCAGTTTCAGTCGCTCAAAGAGCTGGATGGCTGGCTGGACTCTTTCCGCCGCATGTGGGAAGAGAGATTCAATCGCTTGGACGATTATTTGCAGCAATTGTTAGAGAAGGAAAAGAAAAAACAATTTGATTTGGAGGATTAG
- a CDS encoding 3D domain-containing protein: MFRKILYVTLTLPLLLCLWQVQPAYSYPESEDGGELPPTYSMARNAGPVEGTAQAELAQPRTQYQVDRGDTLFKIARDFGVTVDDLINSNNIQNPNQLTIGQSLTIPKNESEIGLPNGQKKIIKKVLNTTLTAYTAGFESTGKKASHPMYGITFSGLKAKEGRTIAVDPAVIPLGSTVFIEGIGIRKAEDIGSAIRGSRIDVFMNDLNEAQDFGVKKNVKVYLLDRENV, from the coding sequence ATGTTTCGTAAAATTCTTTATGTGACTTTGACGCTGCCTTTGCTGCTTTGTTTGTGGCAGGTACAGCCCGCCTATTCGTACCCTGAAAGTGAAGATGGGGGGGAATTACCTCCTACGTATAGTATGGCAAGAAATGCAGGCCCTGTGGAAGGAACAGCTCAAGCTGAACTAGCTCAGCCTAGGACGCAGTATCAAGTGGACCGAGGCGATACGCTGTTCAAAATTGCACGTGATTTTGGCGTAACCGTAGACGACCTTATCAACTCTAACAATATTCAAAATCCGAACCAACTAACGATTGGTCAAAGTTTAACGATTCCGAAGAATGAATCAGAGATTGGTTTACCAAATGGTCAAAAGAAAATTATCAAAAAAGTGTTGAACACAACCCTTACAGCTTATACGGCTGGCTTTGAATCAACAGGCAAAAAGGCTTCCCATCCCATGTATGGCATCACATTTAGTGGTCTTAAAGCCAAAGAAGGACGCACGATCGCCGTGGATCCTGCTGTAATCCCTCTAGGTTCAACGGTGTTCATTGAAGGTATCGGCATTCGTAAAGCGGAGGATATCGGTTCGGCTATTCGCGGTTCTAGAATTGATGTGTTCATGAATGATTTGAATGAGGCTCAGGATTTTGGCGTGAAAAAGAACGTGAAAGTTTATTTGCTAGATAGAGAGAATGTTTAA
- a CDS encoding stalk domain-containing protein: MKFKKIALGALALMLAFGSLSFLPEVHVSAATFTKKDNSTDYSVPEFPIITDSKMVWMGDDENKFYQVFARDLYSGELKQLTETQTYKAKLSAANNYAIYLDSQKIIIMVNLQTGESTQADVKPGYYEDLQTDGEYIVYKDKSTSTLNVYNMTTKETNIIGKGQDATLANGQVAYYGSSENRLKLYDIASKTLRVLWDKNDGSLYNSHPVAFNGKYVVWIQQPYNQLKFQLRMIDVTQPDSLPSVLSLFDKVAIPLDIFVSKEIAAWTVEKDGHKVVMAANLQNKQADVAADQGEKLLGVTGSTIILKNVDNNLILRTLQSTGEGNAIQDTLVSAVPYADKIPEQVTGFFGGSSPSSVHELATSDRAVILSSPFENPFSYKGGDYTSIRYTVEGPKLELTKALQPEQKMVSLPWSVDVQEAFDYHVLKMAYMPSRVPSDQLSKLGIYKLVEGKWIYAGGIIEEKNQLLRTQIHSGGVYAVLYQDMNAASLRDYWMRKTITQVNADKPIRVYLDGEEVIFHEQPQLKDSSTTVEFRPIFEKLGLQVNWDEASQTVTGSKEGTSISLTLGQSQATVNEKTSELPTAPYLQKGYTFVPLRLVGEASGRKVVWDANLKAVYLYDPATEGKLYDKAGNLLYEGQLKDGHMYGKGKLYHEDGTIWYDAEFINDNVVGWGTIYFNGELMGRDRTGDVLIGQFKNGIPDGYVTSIKDNGKLIYEGYEVQGRFNGKGKYYEDGKLDFEGEFKDGQPVHSN, encoded by the coding sequence GTGAAGTTTAAAAAAATTGCGTTAGGGGCACTTGCGCTCATGCTGGCGTTTGGCTCGCTGTCCTTCTTGCCGGAAGTGCATGTAAGTGCTGCAACATTCACCAAAAAGGATAACTCAACAGACTACTCGGTACCTGAGTTTCCGATCATTACCGATTCCAAGATGGTTTGGATGGGAGATGACGAGAACAAATTCTATCAAGTGTTCGCCCGGGATTTGTATAGCGGCGAATTAAAACAACTAACCGAGACCCAGACCTACAAAGCAAAATTATCGGCAGCGAATAATTATGCCATATATCTGGATAGTCAAAAAATTATTATAATGGTTAATCTTCAAACCGGCGAATCTACCCAAGCAGATGTCAAGCCGGGCTATTATGAAGATCTTCAAACGGACGGCGAATACATAGTCTACAAAGATAAATCTACAAGCACTCTTAATGTGTACAATATGACAACTAAGGAAACAAATATCATTGGAAAAGGTCAAGATGCTACTTTGGCGAACGGCCAAGTCGCCTATTATGGTTCTTCGGAGAATAGGCTTAAGCTTTACGACATTGCAAGCAAGACTTTACGAGTTCTGTGGGATAAAAATGATGGCAGTTTATACAACAGTCATCCAGTCGCATTCAACGGCAAATACGTCGTATGGATTCAACAGCCCTACAATCAACTAAAATTTCAATTGAGAATGATCGACGTTACTCAACCGGATTCACTACCTAGTGTACTTAGCCTATTTGACAAGGTAGCTATCCCTCTCGATATTTTCGTAAGTAAGGAAATTGCGGCATGGACTGTTGAGAAAGATGGACATAAAGTGGTGATGGCAGCAAACTTGCAAAACAAGCAAGCCGATGTAGCAGCCGATCAAGGCGAGAAGCTATTGGGTGTTACCGGAAGCACAATTATTTTGAAAAACGTGGATAACAATCTGATTCTTCGAACCCTTCAATCTACAGGTGAAGGTAACGCCATTCAGGATACACTAGTTTCAGCTGTCCCTTATGCAGATAAAATACCTGAACAAGTGACGGGTTTCTTCGGCGGAAGCAGTCCGAGCAGCGTGCACGAGTTGGCGACTTCCGATCGCGCGGTTATTTTATCCTCTCCGTTCGAGAATCCGTTTTCCTATAAAGGGGGCGATTATACAAGCATTCGGTATACAGTGGAAGGTCCGAAACTGGAACTGACCAAAGCTCTTCAACCGGAACAGAAAATGGTGAGCCTCCCATGGTCGGTCGACGTACAAGAAGCATTCGATTACCATGTCCTAAAAATGGCCTATATGCCATCTCGTGTCCCTTCCGATCAGCTTAGCAAGCTGGGAATTTATAAACTCGTTGAGGGCAAATGGATCTATGCAGGGGGGATTATCGAGGAAAAAAATCAACTTCTTCGTACCCAAATTCATAGCGGCGGGGTTTACGCAGTGCTTTATCAAGATATGAATGCAGCTTCCCTCCGGGACTATTGGATGCGGAAAACCATTACGCAAGTGAACGCAGACAAACCTATTCGTGTTTATCTTGACGGAGAGGAAGTAATCTTCCACGAACAGCCTCAACTTAAGGACAGTTCTACAACGGTTGAGTTTCGACCTATTTTCGAAAAGCTGGGTTTGCAAGTAAATTGGGACGAAGCATCCCAAACGGTTACAGGCAGCAAAGAGGGAACGTCGATTAGTCTCACATTAGGACAGTCGCAAGCAACCGTTAATGAAAAGACATCCGAACTGCCAACAGCCCCTTACCTTCAAAAGGGGTACACGTTCGTCCCTCTTAGATTGGTTGGTGAAGCTTCCGGTCGAAAAGTGGTGTGGGATGCGAACCTCAAAGCCGTATATCTCTATGACCCTGCAACGGAAGGCAAGCTGTACGACAAAGCCGGCAACTTGCTTTATGAAGGTCAGCTTAAAGACGGGCATATGTACGGAAAAGGGAAGCTCTATCACGAAGATGGCACAATCTGGTACGATGCCGAGTTCATTAATGATAATGTTGTGGGCTGGGGAACCATTTATTTTAATGGAGAACTTATGGGTAGAGACCGGACTGGTGACGTTCTGATTGGACAATTCAAGAACGGGATTCCAGACGGATATGTGACAAGTATTAAAGATAACGGCAAACTAATTTATGAGGGTTACGAGGTTCAAGGAAGATTCAATGGCAAGGGAAAGTATTATGAAGATGGCAAACTCGATTTTGAAGGCGAGTTTAAAGACGGTCAGCCTGTACACTCAAATTAA